A portion of the Oxynema aestuarii AP17 genome contains these proteins:
- a CDS encoding fatty acid desaturase family protein, translated as MNPTPLPPPAHLDLTPPERLNIALSCAIVLAGLGLQWGASHVGHAGIAFGFAIAFSFLFLPLYSLLHEAEHNLFHRHPKINNTFGFLLAAFFPGSFTFLRSCHLGHHRRNRTDAEMFDLYYPTDNLGMKRLYFYSLYLGLFWLAVPVATIALLIYPKLLQNQLLQDAPSASAMINGLPTHYLLKIRLECLAVIAIQVSLFFWLDLQLQWYLLLYACYGLNWSSQQYINHAHSPRHVLNGAHNLKAHGLYQGLLLNFNWHLAHHQYPNVPWIYLPQFDDINRDRPGYLTAFIRFWAGPQPCQEPEPKAIALPKIGREITS; from the coding sequence CCCGGCTCACCTCGATTTAACGCCACCGGAACGACTCAATATCGCCTTGAGTTGTGCGATCGTTCTCGCCGGATTGGGGCTGCAATGGGGTGCTTCTCACGTCGGTCATGCTGGTATTGCTTTTGGCTTCGCGATCGCCTTTTCCTTCCTGTTTTTACCCCTCTATTCCCTCCTGCACGAAGCCGAACATAACCTGTTTCATCGGCATCCAAAAATCAATAATACATTTGGCTTTCTCCTCGCTGCTTTTTTCCCGGGTTCCTTTACCTTTTTGCGTTCTTGTCACTTGGGCCATCACCGCCGCAATCGTACCGATGCGGAAATGTTCGATCTCTACTATCCCACCGATAACTTAGGGATGAAACGGCTTTATTTTTACAGTCTTTATTTAGGCTTATTTTGGTTGGCGGTTCCCGTCGCGACGATCGCCTTACTGATTTATCCCAAATTATTACAAAATCAATTACTGCAAGATGCACCGTCTGCCTCGGCGATGATTAACGGGTTGCCCACCCATTATTTATTAAAAATACGCCTGGAATGTTTGGCGGTCATTGCCATTCAAGTGAGCTTGTTTTTCTGGCTCGACTTACAACTGCAATGGTATTTACTCCTTTATGCCTGTTATGGATTAAATTGGTCGTCGCAACAATATATCAATCATGCCCATTCTCCCCGACATGTTTTAAACGGGGCGCACAACTTGAAAGCACACGGGTTGTATCAAGGCTTGCTGTTAAATTTTAACTGGCATTTAGCCCACCATCAATATCCAAATGTTCCCTGGATTTATTTACCGCAATTTGACGATATCAACCGCGATCGCCCGGGATATTTGACGGCATTTATTCGATTTTGGGCGGGTCCCCAACCTTGTCAAGAACCGGAACCGAAGGCGATCGCGCTGCCAAAAATCGGGAGGGAGATTACGAGTTAA
- a CDS encoding DUF7219 family protein, producing the protein MSTESEFLYPHSHFHGELTPENIEFHNKMEDFVQRSSILSNLASNGKISLEQAFTEIGDLWEELCQKKEQLNIGTSSEVSQTEPSEKEDRS; encoded by the coding sequence ATGAGCACCGAGTCCGAATTTCTCTATCCGCACAGCCACTTTCACGGAGAACTTACCCCGGAAAATATCGAATTTCACAACAAAATGGAAGATTTCGTACAACGATCTTCTATTCTTTCTAATTTAGCGAGTAACGGTAAAATTTCTTTAGAGCAAGCCTTTACAGAAATCGGAGACCTTTGGGAAGAGCTTTGTCAGAAAAAAGAACAATTAAACATTGGCACGTCTTCCGAGGTTAGCCAGACCGAACCCTCAGAAAAAGAGGATCGATCTTAA
- a CDS encoding fatty acid desaturase family protein: MLTPTPIDGLRSPRDGRSLTFVAIAYLLLLVPFAIDLPIGCWGFWLIGSSLFCFCACVINHNHQHLPIFVRPWLNQVFNVILTPIRGHTATQIAIPHNYNHHIYHGDRRDWMSPELAGEGCGCVRWLRYLVKASLHTAHQRKQPDAPQLSPEQQQSLQRERVVLWLFIGAIAIANPVKALWFVGVPWGMAVIALLSVNFIQHDGCNPGDRYNCSRNFTSSLGNWLFFNNGYHTIHHLRPTLHWSELPEAHDRLVKPHLNPDLDVRSILGFFLSSYLLAWRSPKIKNP, translated from the coding sequence ATGTTGACACCGACCCCGATCGATGGTTTGCGATCGCCGCGCGACGGGCGTAGTTTGACCTTTGTCGCGATCGCTTATCTTTTATTATTAGTTCCCTTCGCGATCGATCTGCCGATCGGGTGCTGGGGATTTTGGTTAATTGGGAGTAGTTTATTTTGTTTTTGTGCCTGTGTCATCAACCACAATCACCAGCATTTACCGATTTTTGTCCGACCGTGGCTGAACCAAGTTTTTAACGTCATTTTAACCCCAATTCGCGGCCATACGGCGACTCAAATCGCGATTCCCCACAATTACAACCACCATATTTATCATGGCGATCGCCGGGATTGGATGAGTCCTGAATTGGCGGGCGAAGGCTGCGGTTGCGTGCGGTGGTTGCGCTATTTAGTGAAGGCTTCTCTGCATACAGCCCACCAGAGAAAACAACCGGACGCGCCGCAATTGTCCCCCGAACAACAACAAAGTTTACAACGGGAACGAGTCGTTTTATGGCTGTTTATCGGTGCGATCGCGATCGCCAATCCCGTAAAAGCACTCTGGTTTGTCGGGGTTCCCTGGGGAATGGCCGTCATTGCTTTACTCAGCGTCAATTTTATTCAGCACGACGGTTGCAATCCGGGCGATCGCTACAATTGCTCCCGCAATTTTACCAGTTCTTTGGGGAATTGGTTATTTTTTAATAACGGCTATCATACCATCCATCATTTGCGTCCGACCCTGCACTGGAGTGAGCTTCCCGAGGCCCACGATCGCCTCGTCAAACCCCACCTCAACCCCGATCTGGACGTGCGATCGATTCTCGGGTTCTTCCTGTCGTCTTATTTATTGGCGTGGCGATCGCCGAAAATCAAAAATCCTTAA
- a CDS encoding ABC transporter substrate-binding protein, which yields MQKFNHDRFGSSWAFLRNFNFKLRVKRRKFPLLLSILTLFCVIALNACLGSPQGELTPLRMGITPWPGFDIAIYGKEAGLFQQRGLDVEFVRFDNQQDSSRAVMRNQLDLAFASLWDVMQVDPTSDRPEFVMVTNVSQGSDGVVAKPGIESAKQLRGKKIGCKLGTVNHLILLEALQSNGIEPNAVEIADLPNEVAARQLKEGTLDAAVLWEPDLTAIAREIQGKVVFTTAEVDSLVIDGVIARSSFVAERERALQQFILAWFDIMNAVETQPDRVFEFVGEQLGQTGESFAQDYSGLQKGDRDLNRRMFATNGRLQEAVGKIAELLKADPRHGKSIREDIQLNATSVNAAIEAWES from the coding sequence ATGCAAAAATTCAATCACGACCGTTTCGGGTCGAGTTGGGCTTTCTTAAGAAATTTTAACTTTAAACTGCGCGTTAAACGGCGCAAATTTCCCCTATTGCTATCGATTTTGACTCTATTTTGCGTCATCGCACTCAATGCCTGCTTGGGTTCGCCCCAAGGAGAACTGACGCCGTTGCGAATGGGGATTACGCCGTGGCCCGGATTCGATATCGCGATTTACGGGAAAGAGGCGGGATTGTTTCAACAACGGGGGCTCGATGTCGAATTCGTTCGCTTTGACAATCAACAAGACTCTTCCCGGGCCGTCATGCGAAACCAGTTAGATCTGGCGTTTGCGTCGTTGTGGGACGTGATGCAAGTCGATCCGACCAGCGATCGCCCCGAGTTCGTCATGGTCACCAACGTTTCCCAAGGATCCGATGGGGTCGTCGCGAAACCGGGAATCGAATCGGCGAAACAACTGCGCGGCAAAAAGATCGGTTGCAAGTTAGGAACGGTCAACCACCTGATTTTGCTCGAAGCGCTACAGTCAAACGGGATCGAACCGAACGCGGTCGAGATTGCGGACTTGCCGAACGAAGTGGCGGCGAGACAACTGAAAGAAGGAACCCTCGATGCGGCGGTCTTGTGGGAACCGGATTTGACGGCGATCGCCCGGGAAATTCAGGGAAAAGTCGTCTTTACCACCGCCGAAGTAGACAGTCTCGTGATCGATGGGGTCATCGCCCGTTCTAGCTTTGTCGCCGAACGAGAACGAGCCTTGCAACAGTTCATTCTAGCCTGGTTCGACATCATGAACGCGGTGGAAACCCAACCCGATCGCGTGTTCGAGTTCGTCGGCGAACAATTGGGCCAAACGGGCGAATCCTTCGCACAAGATTATAGCGGATTGCAAAAAGGCGATCGCGACCTCAATCGGCGCATGTTTGCGACAAACGGTCGGTTGCAAGAAGCTGTCGGCAAAATTGCCGAGTTGTTAAAAGCCGATCCGCGTCACGGGAAGTCGATTCGCGAAGACATCCAACTCAATGCAACCTCGGTGAATGCAGCAATTGAGGCGTGGGAATCTTGA
- a CDS encoding ATP-binding protein has product MSKKSSFIKQGLSGELLTGFGTALFTAGLFTLSFSYTLLESHLQTQVRQQARSIVQSLEFSTESTLEAERLWMLRRVVQNYVTLPAVREIAIVAPDGETITRSGAFKNDRPYALVRPQLAAAMEDSARSGEERFLELELDGKPVLVEILPFHNTLFGTSGRRGLAIAILDLRQLQAATLQMFLTLTGAIAIGIVAILILMWVSIHRVVLKPLTLVNQAVAESDRTGVFTMPANLPRNEIKFLARNFERVVKQLEAYDQLHKEIEQRKQVEAALRQSEARERAKSHELGKLVRELKQTQAQLVQTEKMSSLGRMVGGVAHEINNPVSFIFGNLTFAQEYFEQLVDLIELYQQSYPQPTPQIARRLDEIELEFLIDDTQKLFASMKVGAERIRDIVLSLRNFSRFDEAELKSVKIEEGLRNTLLILQPRFQGGSPVEIVTVEEFGDLPLVECYASQINQVFLNLLSNAIDALESDERYRHGRKLPVPATIWIRTEALNKKTIAVRIRDNGPGMPPEVRQKAFDPFFTTKEIGKGTGLGLSISYQIIVEQHKGRLECISKPGEGTEFVIEIPTQIPRS; this is encoded by the coding sequence TTGAGTAAAAAATCTTCTTTCATCAAACAAGGATTGTCCGGGGAACTGCTGACGGGTTTCGGAACCGCTCTATTTACCGCAGGCTTATTCACTTTATCGTTTAGCTATACGTTATTGGAGTCGCACTTACAAACCCAAGTGCGCCAACAAGCGCGCTCGATCGTCCAAAGTTTGGAATTTTCCACGGAAAGCACCCTCGAAGCCGAACGCCTGTGGATGTTAAGACGGGTGGTGCAAAATTACGTGACTTTACCTGCGGTGCGAGAAATTGCGATCGTGGCTCCCGATGGCGAGACGATTACCCGTAGCGGTGCGTTTAAAAACGATCGCCCTTACGCTTTAGTGCGTCCCCAACTGGCGGCGGCGATGGAAGACAGTGCCCGTAGCGGCGAGGAACGCTTTCTCGAACTCGAATTAGACGGCAAACCCGTTTTAGTGGAAATTTTGCCGTTTCACAATACCTTATTCGGCACCTCGGGACGGCGGGGTTTGGCGATCGCAATTCTCGATCTGCGCCAACTGCAAGCCGCCACGTTACAAATGTTCTTGACCTTGACCGGGGCGATCGCGATCGGGATTGTGGCAATTTTAATCTTAATGTGGGTCTCGATTCATCGCGTCGTTCTCAAACCCCTCACCCTGGTCAATCAGGCGGTCGCCGAGAGCGATCGCACCGGGGTGTTTACCATGCCTGCGAACCTTCCTCGCAATGAAATTAAATTCCTCGCCCGTAATTTCGAGCGGGTTGTCAAGCAGTTAGAAGCTTACGACCAACTGCACAAGGAAATCGAACAGCGCAAGCAAGTCGAAGCGGCCCTACGCCAAAGCGAAGCGCGAGAACGGGCCAAATCCCACGAACTCGGTAAGTTAGTGCGCGAGTTGAAACAAACCCAAGCGCAGTTAGTGCAAACCGAGAAAATGTCGAGTTTGGGGCGCATGGTTGGCGGTGTGGCCCACGAGATCAACAACCCGGTGAGTTTTATTTTTGGGAATTTGACGTTTGCTCAGGAGTATTTCGAGCAGTTGGTGGACTTGATCGAACTGTACCAACAGAGTTATCCCCAACCGACCCCACAGATCGCTCGACGACTCGACGAGATCGAACTGGAGTTTTTAATTGACGATACCCAGAAACTGTTCGCTTCGATGAAAGTCGGCGCCGAACGGATTCGAGATATCGTGCTGTCTTTACGCAATTTCTCCCGCTTTGACGAAGCCGAACTCAAGTCCGTCAAGATTGAGGAGGGGTTGAGAAATACGTTATTGATTCTGCAACCGCGTTTTCAAGGCGGATCGCCCGTCGAAATTGTCACCGTGGAGGAATTTGGCGATCTGCCTTTGGTGGAGTGCTATGCGAGTCAGATCAATCAGGTGTTTCTCAATTTACTCAGCAATGCGATCGATGCGTTGGAGTCTGACGAACGCTACCGCCACGGTCGCAAATTGCCCGTCCCGGCGACGATTTGGATTCGCACCGAGGCGTTAAATAAGAAGACGATCGCCGTTCGCATCCGCGACAACGGACCGGGAATGCCTCCAGAAGTCCGCCAAAAGGCATTCGATCCGTTTTTCACCACTAAGGAGATCGGCAAGGGAACGGGTTTGGGCCTTTCGATTAGCTATCAAATTATCGTCGAGCAACATAAGGGACGCTTGGAGTGCATCTCGAAGCCGGGGGAAGGAACCGAGTTCGTTATCGAGATTCCCACTCAAATCCCGAGAAGCTGA
- a CDS encoding chlorophyll a/b-binding protein, which translates to MNGYTVNEQGLMNNFAVEPKMYVQEQSRTGFTQYAEKLNGRLAMLGFVSMLVMEALTGQGLISWLSNL; encoded by the coding sequence ATGAACGGCTACACCGTCAACGAACAAGGACTGATGAATAACTTTGCCGTCGAGCCCAAGATGTACGTTCAAGAACAATCGCGCACCGGGTTTACCCAATATGCCGAGAAACTCAACGGACGTTTGGCGATGCTCGGTTTCGTCTCCATGCTCGTGATGGAAGCCTTGACCGGACAGGGTTTAATCTCCTGGTTGAGCAATCTCTAA
- a CDS encoding orange carotenoid protein N-terminal domain-containing protein has translation MAVTTEFNTAIFNPQLEAVPATLAEYERLSTDDKLGLLWVIYENLGGAITPAAPGAARMQFAEGLLNQIREMPFEAQLQAMRDLVEKVNNPISRAYGVLSNNNKLAFWFQLAEWMKSGEVIPVPANYSLSPRASAVFNRITLLDFNQQITVLRKAATDMGIDPFA, from the coding sequence ATGGCTGTTACCACCGAATTTAATACCGCGATTTTCAATCCCCAACTCGAAGCCGTTCCCGCGACCCTCGCCGAATACGAGCGCTTGAGTACCGACGACAAACTCGGCTTGCTGTGGGTGATTTACGAAAATCTCGGCGGTGCGATTACGCCTGCCGCTCCCGGCGCCGCCCGGATGCAGTTTGCCGAAGGTCTGTTAAATCAAATCCGAGAAATGCCCTTCGAGGCGCAACTGCAAGCGATGCGCGACTTGGTCGAGAAAGTCAACAATCCGATTTCGCGCGCCTACGGCGTCCTGAGTAATAACAACAAACTGGCTTTTTGGTTCCAACTGGCGGAATGGATGAAGTCCGGGGAAGTGATTCCGGTTCCCGCGAACTACAGCTTATCGCCGCGTGCGTCTGCGGTGTTCAATCGGATTACCCTGCTCGACTTCAACCAACAAATCACCGTTTTGCGTAAAGCTGCTACGGACATGGGAATCGATCCGTTTGCATAA
- a CDS encoding tetratricopeptide repeat protein, translating to MDKIQESKSAERTQIDSAIARYEIALDRVDESVDREEGATGEAILELLLARDRLHEVWSRSQLGDRSAKRIVELDNRLRQQSAAIANHTELKHWKQSLNPPESFWWWQLSDPVRDSLRAIEHYERTLTAIETDRRPSSEAILELLAARDRVESVRDRLPKAQIAAIVELDRRLKQQRLTIARGNQLIGWRNTLKPPADRWWWYLNPTLIGSEEEPASLWDWLCTGISIGCLAIAASFTVSTYEVFKSNQQIGRDLAQHLATIAQAGGLVLVTGGAVTKQGQKIVENILISARIPPRWQGAGTLMISSGLLLVSWGIYANLPKWGIDYFNKGEKLAQIGQYSQAIAQYRQAQKFPLQRNLEQQLIASLGEAYEARGELEKAQEQYQLIGDRDRQADLMVGLARRYEDRGQLDRAKSIYEKFLNNARSANALGRVILLEGLQQVGWTGKLPEADVRQAEFYFELVEHQLSQHDNLYSEKLHYQVALNKGILRWAQVDLAQPQPEDLIFLLQAYGNFQEAFQVEQLLPTTADGGRAKCYLEIAGYLLDRFHNLQVNYRGVPPHQACYDRINALYRSDFIHDLELMDAAIGVNLKSPE from the coding sequence ATGGATAAGATTCAAGAGAGCAAAAGTGCCGAGCGCACTCAGATAGATAGCGCGATCGCCCGCTACGAAATCGCCCTCGACCGAGTCGATGAAAGCGTCGATCGCGAGGAAGGCGCCACCGGGGAGGCGATTTTAGAGCTACTGCTCGCTCGCGATCGACTGCACGAGGTTTGGAGTCGCTCTCAACTCGGCGATCGCAGTGCCAAACGCATTGTCGAACTCGACAACCGCCTGCGACAACAGAGCGCCGCGATCGCCAACCATACAGAATTGAAGCATTGGAAACAGAGCCTGAATCCGCCGGAAAGCTTTTGGTGGTGGCAGTTGAGCGATCCGGTACGCGACAGCTTGCGCGCGATCGAGCATTACGAACGGACTCTGACGGCGATCGAAACCGATCGCCGTCCCAGTTCCGAAGCCATTTTAGAATTACTCGCCGCCCGCGATCGCGTCGAAAGCGTGCGCGATCGCCTTCCTAAAGCCCAGATCGCCGCGATCGTCGAACTCGATCGCCGCTTGAAACAACAGCGATTGACGATCGCCCGGGGGAATCAACTGATCGGATGGCGCAACACCCTCAAACCGCCCGCCGATCGTTGGTGGTGGTATTTGAACCCGACCCTCATCGGTTCCGAAGAAGAACCCGCCTCCTTGTGGGATTGGTTGTGTACCGGAATTTCGATCGGTTGTCTGGCGATCGCTGCCAGCTTTACGGTCAGCACCTATGAAGTATTTAAATCCAATCAACAAATCGGTCGCGATCTCGCCCAACATCTCGCCACGATCGCCCAAGCGGGAGGGTTGGTCTTAGTCACCGGAGGCGCCGTCACCAAACAAGGTCAAAAAATTGTCGAAAATATTTTAATTAGCGCTCGCATTCCCCCCCGATGGCAAGGCGCCGGAACGTTGATGATTTCGAGCGGATTACTGTTGGTTTCTTGGGGAATTTATGCCAACTTGCCTAAGTGGGGGATAGACTACTTTAATAAAGGCGAAAAATTGGCACAAATCGGGCAGTATTCCCAGGCGATCGCTCAATACCGCCAAGCTCAAAAATTCCCGCTCCAACGGAATCTCGAACAACAGTTAATTGCCAGCTTGGGTGAAGCTTACGAAGCACGAGGCGAACTCGAAAAAGCTCAAGAACAATATCAGTTAATCGGCGATCGCGATCGGCAAGCTGATTTAATGGTCGGTTTAGCCCGTCGTTACGAAGATCGAGGACAACTCGATCGCGCAAAATCGATTTATGAAAAGTTTTTAAATAATGCCCGATCCGCAAACGCCCTCGGTCGCGTTATTCTCCTAGAAGGCTTACAACAAGTCGGCTGGACGGGCAAGCTTCCCGAAGCCGACGTGCGCCAAGCTGAATTTTATTTCGAGTTAGTCGAACATCAACTCAGTCAGCACGATAATTTATACTCCGAAAAACTACACTATCAGGTTGCTTTAAATAAAGGAATTTTGCGTTGGGCGCAGGTCGATTTAGCGCAACCGCAACCGGAAGATTTAATCTTTTTATTACAAGCTTACGGTAACTTTCAAGAAGCCTTTCAAGTCGAGCAACTCTTACCGACCACCGCCGACGGAGGACGGGCGAAATGCTATTTAGAAATTGCCGGATATTTGCTCGATCGCTTCCACAATCTCCAAGTCAACTATCGCGGCGTTCCACCCCATCAAGCTTGTTACGATCGCATCAATGCTTTATATCGTTCTGATTTTATTCACGATCTCGAATTAATGGATGCGGCGATCGGAGTGAATTTGAAAAGTCCGGAGTGA
- a CDS encoding WD40 repeat domain-containing protein — MHPIEFNSKPDLKKWIVAGTIAAIVAGAIAGLLFKLKERNNSDLVSPQNIEIEPNSIAKLQEVPIFPRLSHQGSVKTIAFSPDGEVLASGGGGHLLRLWNRDGTLQKTLEPDYFSEIETLAYSPDGRQLAVGDRSGIIALWDISEGVNKARFQKSIIAHQDAVWAIAYRGDGKYLASSSRDKTIRLWNLETGEMVEDFSDWQEILAKPIHSLSFTPDRQMLIGANTWDGVFFWEVTGDRSRSQKRSQLLEIRSVSAIALQETGNKKSDRSEFQLATGTLDNNILLWNRDRTEVVRSFEGHEQRINSIDFSSDGTILASGSDDYTVRVWNAKTGEVLHILRGHSERITDVVLSPDGQFLATASEDLTVNLWKVESGKLLQTWRRHNGPISAIAFSPDSQWVASGSLDHQIKFWQVGESGAIATLLGNGDFVRAIAFNQASNWQSSPLLASSYGSGKITLWNWQEGRKLWTIDRDFSEIVDIAFSPDGQVLASCSGEGDEPHVQLWNVENGELMTELKGHQDTIYAIAFHPKEPILATASFDRTIGLWDWQKGEQIDRLAPQTTEAIAVTFSPEGDMLATATRDGQIKLWNTKDWTELKVLNGTRGIISSLTFSPDGRLLVTGDRQNLLSFWNVKTGEKLTSLTGHASAINRVTFSPDGTTIATGSDDGTIKFWQISPHIDIVR, encoded by the coding sequence ATGCACCCTATAGAATTTAATTCAAAACCTGATTTAAAAAAATGGATTGTTGCCGGGACGATCGCGGCGATCGTGGCGGGGGCGATCGCGGGACTGCTTTTTAAACTAAAAGAACGGAACAATTCCGATCTCGTTTCACCCCAAAATATTGAGATCGAACCAAATAGTATTGCCAAACTGCAAGAAGTTCCAATTTTTCCGCGTTTGAGCCATCAAGGTTCAGTTAAGACAATTGCTTTTAGCCCGGATGGAGAAGTTTTAGCGAGTGGAGGGGGCGGTCACTTACTCAGACTTTGGAATCGAGATGGGACGTTACAAAAAACGTTAGAACCGGACTATTTTTCTGAAATTGAAACCTTAGCTTACAGCCCGGATGGGCGACAGTTAGCTGTCGGCGATCGTAGTGGAATAATTGCCTTGTGGGATATCAGTGAAGGGGTCAATAAAGCTCGCTTTCAAAAGAGTATTATCGCCCATCAAGATGCAGTTTGGGCGATCGCCTATCGTGGCGATGGCAAATATTTAGCGAGTAGTAGTAGAGATAAAACCATTCGCTTGTGGAATCTCGAAACGGGGGAAATGGTCGAAGATTTCAGCGATTGGCAGGAGATTTTAGCGAAACCGATTCACTCCCTCAGTTTTACCCCCGATCGCCAGATGTTAATCGGTGCGAATACCTGGGATGGGGTGTTTTTCTGGGAGGTAACGGGCGATCGCTCCCGGTCTCAAAAGCGTTCTCAATTGTTAGAAATTCGCTCAGTCAGCGCGATCGCCTTGCAAGAAACGGGGAACAAAAAATCCGATCGTTCCGAGTTTCAACTTGCGACTGGAACCCTGGATAATAATATCTTATTATGGAATCGCGATCGCACCGAGGTCGTTCGTTCCTTCGAGGGTCACGAACAGCGAATTAATAGTATTGATTTCAGTTCCGATGGAACGATTTTAGCCAGTGGTAGCGACGATTACACCGTCCGAGTGTGGAACGCAAAAACTGGGGAAGTCTTACATATTTTACGGGGTCATTCCGAACGGATTACCGACGTAGTATTGAGTCCTGACGGGCAGTTTTTAGCGACGGCAAGTGAGGATTTGACCGTCAATCTGTGGAAAGTTGAAAGCGGGAAATTATTACAAACCTGGCGGCGTCATAACGGCCCGATTAGCGCGATCGCCTTCAGTCCGGACAGTCAGTGGGTCGCCAGTGGCAGTTTAGACCATCAAATTAAGTTTTGGCAGGTCGGCGAGTCGGGAGCGATCGCCACCCTATTAGGAAACGGTGATTTTGTTAGGGCGATCGCCTTCAATCAGGCTTCCAATTGGCAATCTTCCCCCTTATTAGCGAGCAGTTATGGCAGTGGTAAAATTACGTTGTGGAATTGGCAAGAAGGGCGTAAACTTTGGACGATCGATCGCGATTTTAGTGAAATTGTAGATATTGCCTTCAGTCCCGACGGTCAAGTTTTGGCCTCCTGTAGTGGTGAAGGCGACGAACCGCACGTGCAGTTGTGGAATGTAGAAAACGGCGAGTTAATGACTGAGTTAAAGGGTCATCAGGATACGATTTATGCGATCGCCTTTCATCCCAAAGAACCAATTTTAGCAACGGCGAGTTTCGACCGAACAATTGGGTTGTGGGATTGGCAAAAAGGCGAGCAAATCGATCGACTTGCGCCACAAACGACTGAGGCGATCGCCGTTACTTTTAGTCCCGAGGGGGACATGTTGGCCACGGCCACTCGCGACGGACAGATCAAATTATGGAATACCAAAGACTGGACGGAACTCAAGGTTTTAAATGGGACTCGTGGGATTATTTCATCTTTAACTTTCAGTCCGGACGGTCGGCTGCTAGTGACGGGCGATCGCCAGAATTTACTGAGTTTTTGGAATGTTAAAACGGGAGAAAAATTAACTTCGCTTACAGGTCATGCGTCGGCCATTAATAGGGTGACTTTCAGTCCCGATGGCACGACGATCGCCACAGGAAGTGATGATGGAACGATTAAATTTTGGCAAATTTCACCCCATATTGATATCGTTCGTTAG
- a CDS encoding DUF928 domain-containing protein, with amino-acid sequence MNNDLYLSIQRVCGVMVGAIAAGVLPTFTSPAIANEQNTDSDLRLYQPERGGTCLLGDKQLTPLIPVNSEEFSNLGTLSERPSFFVYIPPNQAWELKFEIVTENERQESENVVGTPLIFEVPDGGGVVRVVLPESVSLQVGRRYQWSFVVVCDWEDPSRTIAVRGEIQRLTPAELSREKTPHFRLARIWYDALEASYELGQAGKLLKLVGLGEFAEEPLISLTESEGSE; translated from the coding sequence ATGAATAATGATTTATATTTATCGATCCAACGAGTCTGCGGGGTGATGGTAGGGGCGATCGCCGCCGGGGTATTGCCGACATTCACTTCGCCCGCGATCGCCAACGAACAAAACACGGATTCTGACTTGCGACTGTACCAACCCGAACGGGGTGGAACTTGTCTGCTCGGTGACAAACAATTGACCCCTTTAATTCCCGTTAATTCTGAAGAATTTAGCAATCTCGGAACCCTCTCGGAAAGACCCTCTTTTTTCGTCTACATTCCCCCCAATCAAGCTTGGGAATTAAAGTTCGAGATCGTTACTGAAAATGAGCGGCAAGAATCAGAAAATGTGGTCGGAACGCCACTTATTTTTGAGGTACCCGATGGCGGTGGCGTGGTTCGGGTTGTCTTACCGGAATCGGTTTCTTTGCAAGTCGGTCGGCGTTATCAATGGTCGTTTGTGGTGGTTTGTGATTGGGAAGATCCCAGCCGCACGATCGCCGTTCGCGGCGAAATTCAACGGTTAACTCCTGCCGAATTATCGCGCGAGAAAACCCCCCACTTTCGCCTCGCGCGCATTTGGTACGATGCCTTAGAGGCGTCTTACGAACTCGGTCAAGCAGGCAAATTATTAAAATTAGTTGGCTTGGGGGAATTTGCCGAAGAACCGTTAATTTCTTTAACGGAGTCCGAGGGCTCGGAATAA
- the msrB gene encoding peptide-methionine (R)-S-oxide reductase MsrB: MGYNVEKTDAEWKEQLTPEQFQVTRKKGTERAFTGVYHDHKEKGVYKCICCGTELFSSETKFNSGTGWPSFWAPIASENVGEEEDRSLFMRRTEVHCSNCGAHLGHVFNDGPKPTGLRYCINSVSLDFDSQEE, from the coding sequence ATGGGTTACAACGTCGAAAAAACTGATGCAGAATGGAAAGAACAGCTCACCCCGGAGCAATTCCAAGTAACGCGCAAAAAAGGTACGGAAAGAGCCTTTACCGGAGTTTATCACGACCATAAGGAAAAAGGGGTTTATAAGTGTATTTGTTGCGGAACCGAATTATTTAGTTCGGAAACAAAATTTAATTCGGGCACGGGATGGCCTTCTTTTTGGGCGCCGATCGCCTCAGAAAATGTAGGGGAAGAAGAAGACCGCAGTTTGTTTATGCGACGGACTGAAGTGCATTGTTCTAACTGTGGCGCGCATTTGGGTCATGTCTTCAATGACGGACCGAAACCGACGGGTTTGCGCTACTGCATTAACTCAGTTTCTCTCGACTTCGATTCCCAAGAAGAATAA